A single Methylobacterium sp. 17Sr1-1 DNA region contains:
- a CDS encoding class I SAM-dependent methyltransferase: MSAARDPAQTDAAQKFDGSRAAEYEQQSRIALAGYEACHELSACMLAAAIGSGRDARVLVAGAGGGAKEIVTAAALEPRWRFTAVDPSEPMLALAVARLEERGLTERTAVVRGTVADLPESEAFDAATLIGVLHHLPGDGAKQAILRDIARRLAPGAPLILAGNHQAYASQPLLLAAWGERWRQQGAGPDEVAAKRAKILQGADPPHSEQAVADLLRESGFGPPLRFFSSLFWGAWIARRAPDAP, encoded by the coding sequence GTGAGCGCCGCGCGAGACCCCGCCCAGACCGACGCCGCCCAGAAATTCGACGGCTCCCGCGCCGCGGAGTACGAGCAGCAGAGCCGCATCGCGCTTGCCGGCTACGAGGCCTGCCACGAGCTCTCCGCCTGCATGCTGGCCGCCGCCATCGGCTCAGGCCGCGACGCGCGGGTGCTGGTGGCGGGCGCCGGCGGCGGCGCCAAGGAGATCGTCACCGCGGCGGCGCTCGAGCCGCGCTGGCGCTTCACCGCGGTCGATCCGTCCGAGCCGATGCTGGCGCTGGCGGTCGCCCGGCTGGAGGAGAGGGGGCTGACGGAGCGCACGGCGGTCGTGCGCGGCACGGTCGCCGACCTGCCGGAGAGCGAGGCCTTCGACGCCGCGACCCTGATCGGTGTCCTCCACCACCTGCCCGGCGATGGGGCGAAGCAGGCCATTCTGCGCGACATCGCCCGGCGCCTGGCGCCGGGCGCGCCGCTGATCCTCGCCGGCAACCATCAGGCTTACGCGAGTCAGCCGCTGCTGCTCGCCGCCTGGGGCGAGCGCTGGCGCCAGCAGGGCGCCGGGCCCGACGAGGTCGCGGCGAAGCGCGCGAAGATTCTGCAGGGGGCGGACCCGCCGCATTCGGAGCAGGCGGTGGCCGACCTGCTGCGCGAGAGCGGCTTCGGCCCGCCGTTGCGGTTCTTCTCCAGCCTGTTCTGGGGCGCCTGGATCGCCCGGCGGGCTCCGGACGCTCCGTGA
- a CDS encoding vitamin B12-dependent ribonucleotide reductase, which produces MRFERRITTAGQSPYASIPFRKAVSEIRNPDGSVVFRLDGIDVPEAWSQVACDVLAQKYFRKAGVPKALKKVEENGVPSFLWRSVPDEAALAALPEGERTGSETSATQVFDRLAGCWTYWGWKGGYFSSEEDAAAFHDELRAMLARQMVAPNSPQWFNTGLHWAYGIDGPAQGHFYVDYKAGELTQSATAYEHPQPHACFIQSVADDLVNEGGIMDLWVREARLFKYGSGTGSNFSRLRGENEKLAGGGKSSGLMSFLKIGDRAAGAIKSGGTTRRAAKMVIVDIDHPDVEAFIDWKVKEEQKVAALVTGSKVVSKHLKAVMKACVNCEAAGDACFDPDRNPALKREVKAARKAMVPDAAIKRVIQYARQGYTDISFPIYDTDWDSEAYLTVSGQNSNNSVSLTDDFLRAVDRDADWTLTHRTSDKVAKTVKAAELWDKIAEAAWASADPGLHFNTTMNDWHTCPAGGRIRASNPCSEYMFLDDTACNLASANLLALYDRGAKRFDVEGYEHLCRLWTVVLEISVLMAQFPSREIADLSYKYRTLGLGYANIGGLLMTMGLPYDSREGRALAGALTAIMTGVSYATSAEMAKELGPFPAYEENADAMLRVIRNHRRAAYGEAEGYEFLNTNPVPLDHAGCPQGELVEHAKTAWDRALQLGEEHGYRNAQATVIAPTGTIGLVMDCDTTGIEPDFALVKFKKLAGGGYFKIINRAVPDALRSLGYREAEIAEIEAYAVGHGSLGQAPAINPGSLRAKGFTDDKIAAVEAGLKSAFDIKFVFNRWTLGEDFLTQTLKVPADKLADPSFDLLTFLGFSRKDIEAANVHICGAMTLEGAPHLRPEHYPVFDCANPCGRIGKRYLSVESHIRMMAAAQPFISGAISKTINMPNDATVEDCKNAYRLSWTLALKANALYRDGSKLSQPLNSALISDEADEEEDAVEALLAMPAAAKTVAVTEKIVERIVERVERLRSQEKLPSRRKGYTQKAKIGGHTIFLRTGEYDDGRLGEIFLDMNKEGSALRAFINNFAISVSLGLQYGVPLEEYVDAFTFTRFEPAGFVQGNDAIKNATSVLDYVFRELAISYLGRNDLAHVDLSEIGTTVTGGVAPTKPATSDSVPANNVVSRGLLRGSGDRLTLIHGGPGGTTPGVAAPSTGQTAPAGGSVHAVRGSVALKTEPTLAGRVEALVESLPFAKPDPAAAGRSVSDRRAEAKMKGYVGEACPECANFTLVRNGTCLKCDTCGSTTGCS; this is translated from the coding sequence ATGCGGTTCGAGCGTCGCATCACCACCGCGGGGCAATCGCCCTATGCCAGCATCCCGTTCCGCAAGGCCGTGAGCGAGATCCGCAATCCGGACGGCTCGGTGGTGTTCCGCCTCGACGGCATCGACGTGCCGGAGGCCTGGAGCCAGGTCGCCTGCGACGTGCTGGCCCAGAAGTACTTCCGCAAGGCCGGCGTTCCGAAGGCGCTGAAGAAGGTCGAGGAGAACGGCGTCCCGTCGTTCCTGTGGCGCTCGGTGCCGGACGAGGCGGCTCTGGCCGCCCTCCCCGAGGGTGAGCGGACCGGCTCCGAGACCTCGGCGACGCAGGTCTTCGATCGGCTGGCCGGCTGCTGGACCTACTGGGGCTGGAAGGGCGGCTACTTCTCGAGCGAGGAGGACGCGGCCGCGTTCCACGACGAGCTGCGCGCGATGCTCGCCCGCCAGATGGTGGCGCCGAACTCGCCGCAATGGTTCAACACCGGCCTGCACTGGGCCTACGGCATCGACGGTCCGGCGCAGGGCCACTTCTACGTCGACTACAAGGCCGGCGAGCTGACTCAATCGGCGACCGCCTACGAGCACCCACAGCCCCACGCCTGCTTCATCCAGTCCGTCGCCGACGACCTCGTCAACGAGGGCGGCATCATGGACCTGTGGGTGCGGGAAGCCCGCCTGTTCAAGTACGGCTCGGGCACCGGCTCGAACTTTTCGCGGTTGCGCGGCGAGAACGAGAAGCTTGCCGGCGGCGGCAAGTCCTCGGGCCTGATGAGCTTCCTCAAGATCGGCGACCGGGCCGCCGGCGCGATCAAGTCCGGCGGCACGACGCGGCGCGCCGCCAAGATGGTGATCGTCGACATCGATCACCCCGACGTCGAGGCCTTCATCGACTGGAAGGTCAAGGAGGAGCAGAAGGTCGCCGCCCTCGTCACCGGCTCCAAGGTGGTGTCGAAGCACCTCAAGGCGGTGATGAAGGCCTGCGTCAACTGCGAGGCCGCCGGGGACGCCTGCTTCGATCCCGACCGCAACCCGGCGCTGAAGCGCGAGGTCAAGGCCGCCCGCAAGGCGATGGTGCCGGACGCCGCGATCAAGCGGGTGATCCAGTACGCCCGCCAGGGCTACACCGACATCTCCTTCCCGATCTACGACACCGACTGGGATTCCGAGGCCTACCTCACCGTCTCGGGCCAGAACTCGAACAACTCGGTTTCGCTGACCGACGACTTCCTGCGCGCAGTCGACCGGGACGCTGACTGGACGCTGACCCACCGCACGAGCGACAAGGTGGCGAAGACCGTCAAGGCGGCCGAGCTGTGGGACAAGATCGCGGAGGCCGCCTGGGCCTCGGCCGATCCCGGCCTGCACTTCAACACCACGATGAACGACTGGCACACCTGCCCGGCGGGCGGGCGGATCCGGGCCTCGAACCCGTGCTCCGAGTACATGTTCCTCGACGACACCGCCTGCAACCTCGCCTCGGCGAACCTGCTGGCGCTCTACGACCGCGGCGCCAAGCGCTTCGACGTCGAGGGCTACGAGCACCTGTGCCGGCTCTGGACCGTGGTCCTCGAGATCTCGGTGCTGATGGCGCAGTTCCCGAGCCGCGAGATCGCCGACCTCTCCTACAAGTACCGGACACTAGGCCTCGGCTACGCCAATATCGGCGGCCTCTTGATGACCATGGGCTTGCCCTACGATTCCCGTGAGGGCCGGGCGCTGGCCGGTGCACTGACGGCGATCATGACGGGCGTGTCCTACGCCACCTCGGCCGAGATGGCGAAGGAGCTCGGGCCCTTCCCGGCCTACGAGGAGAATGCCGACGCGATGCTGCGGGTGATCCGCAACCATCGCCGGGCCGCGTACGGCGAGGCGGAAGGCTACGAGTTCCTCAACACCAACCCGGTGCCGCTCGACCATGCCGGCTGCCCCCAGGGCGAGCTGGTGGAGCACGCCAAGACCGCCTGGGATCGGGCCCTGCAGCTCGGCGAGGAGCACGGCTACCGCAACGCGCAAGCCACCGTCATCGCGCCGACCGGCACGATCGGCCTCGTCATGGATTGCGACACCACCGGCATCGAGCCCGACTTCGCGCTCGTGAAGTTCAAGAAGCTCGCCGGCGGCGGCTACTTCAAGATCATCAACCGGGCGGTGCCGGATGCCCTGCGCAGCCTCGGCTACCGCGAGGCCGAGATCGCCGAGATCGAGGCCTACGCCGTCGGCCACGGCTCGCTCGGCCAGGCCCCGGCGATCAACCCGGGCTCGTTGCGCGCCAAGGGCTTCACCGACGACAAGATCGCGGCGGTGGAAGCGGGCTTGAAATCGGCCTTCGACATCAAGTTCGTGTTCAACCGCTGGACCCTCGGCGAGGATTTCCTCACCCAGACCCTGAAGGTGCCGGCAGACAAGCTCGCCGACCCGTCCTTCGACCTGCTGACCTTCCTCGGCTTCAGCCGCAAGGACATCGAGGCCGCCAACGTCCATATCTGCGGGGCGATGACGCTCGAGGGCGCGCCGCACCTCCGGCCTGAGCATTACCCGGTCTTCGACTGCGCCAATCCGTGCGGCCGGATCGGCAAGCGCTACCTCTCGGTCGAGAGCCACATCCGCATGATGGCGGCGGCGCAGCCCTTCATCTCGGGGGCGATCTCCAAGACCATCAACATGCCGAACGACGCCACGGTCGAGGATTGCAAGAACGCCTACCGGCTGTCCTGGACCCTGGCGCTGAAGGCCAACGCCCTCTACCGCGACGGCTCGAAGCTGTCGCAGCCCCTCAACTCGGCCCTCATCAGCGACGAGGCCGACGAGGAGGAGGATGCGGTCGAGGCCCTGCTGGCCATGCCGGCGGCCGCCAAGACCGTCGCGGTGACGGAGAAGATCGTCGAGCGCATCGTCGAGCGCGTCGAGCGCCTGCGCTCGCAGGAGAAGCTGCCGAGCCGCCGCAAGGGTTATACCCAGAAGGCCAAGATCGGCGGCCACACCATCTTTCTGCGCACCGGCGAGTACGACGACGGGCGGCTCGGCGAGATCTTCCTCGACATGAACAAGGAGGGCTCGGCGCTCCGGGCCTTCATCAACAACTTCGCGATCTCGGTCTCGCTCGGCCTGCAATACGGCGTGCCGCTGGAGGAGTACGTCGACGCCTTCACCTTCACCCGGTTCGAGCCGGCCGGCTTCGTCCAGGGCAACGACGCGATCAAGAACGCCACCTCGGTGCTCGACTACGTGTTCCGCGAGCTGGCGATCTCGTATCTCGGCCGCAACGACCTCGCCCATGTCGACCTCTCGGAGATCGGCACCACGGTGACCGGCGGCGTCGCCCCGACGAAGCCTGCCACCTCGGACTCGGTCCCGGCGAACAACGTCGTGTCGCGCGGCCTGCTGCGCGGCTCGGGCGATCGGCTGACGCTGATCCATGGCGGTCCCGGCGGCACCACCCCGGGCGTCGCGGCGCCGAGCACGGGCCAGACGGCGCCGGCCGGCGGCAGCGTCCACGCGGTGCGGGGTTCGGTGGCGTTGAAGACCGAGCCGACGCTCGCCGGCCGGGTCGAGGCGCTGGTGGAATCCCTCCCCTTCGCCAAGCCGGATCCGGCCGCCGCCGGCCGGTCCGTCTCGGACCGCCGGGCGGAGGCGAAGATGAAGGGCTATGTCGGCGAGGCCTGCCCGGAATGCGCCAACTTCACTCTGGTGCGGAACGGGACCTGCCTGAAGTGCGACACCTGCGGTTCGACGACCGGGTGCAGCTGA
- a CDS encoding altronate dehydratase family protein — translation MSSPTPLHPTNPRIVRLSHEDNVVVAVDPIVPGATVEGVTASARVPRGHKFAVVTIPEGGPIRKFGQIIGFASRAIAPGEWVHEHNVGLGEDKGDFARDYRFCEEARPVAMVPEAQRATFEGYRRADGRVGTRNYVGVLTSVNCSATVARFIAEEARRSGLLDEFPGIDGIIPLTHGTGCGYDIQGEGADILKRTLWGYAANPNMGGVIMVGLGCEGLQIDRWKRAYGIEESETFRSFTIQDTGGTRRTIEAGVAALREMLPAVAKAKRETVPASELMLALQCGGSDGYSGITANPALGAAVDRLVSEGGTAILSETPEIYGAEHLLTARAATPEIGHKLVEMIHWWEAYTARNGGEMNNNPSPGNKAGGLTTILEKSLGATAKGGSTTLTGVYRYAEPVTAKGFVYMDTPGFDPVAATGQVAGGANVLCFTTGRGSAYGCKPTPSIKLATNSEMYRRMQDDMDIDCGDVLDGVSIDEKGRQIFETILRVASGERTKSEGFGYGDAEFVPWQIGAVM, via the coding sequence ATGTCCTCCCCCACGCCCCTCCACCCCACCAACCCCCGCATCGTGCGCCTCAGCCACGAGGACAACGTCGTGGTGGCGGTGGATCCGATCGTGCCCGGCGCCACCGTTGAGGGCGTGACCGCCTCGGCGCGCGTGCCGCGGGGCCACAAATTCGCGGTGGTGACGATCCCCGAGGGCGGGCCGATCCGGAAGTTCGGCCAGATCATCGGCTTTGCCAGCCGCGCCATCGCGCCGGGCGAGTGGGTGCACGAGCACAACGTGGGCTTAGGCGAGGACAAGGGCGACTTCGCCCGCGACTACCGCTTCTGCGAGGAGGCGCGCCCCGTCGCGATGGTGCCGGAGGCCCAGCGCGCCACCTTCGAGGGCTACCGCCGGGCCGACGGCCGGGTCGGCACCCGCAACTATGTCGGCGTGCTCACCTCGGTGAACTGCTCGGCCACGGTCGCGCGCTTCATCGCGGAGGAAGCGCGCCGCTCCGGCCTCCTCGACGAATTTCCGGGGATCGACGGCATCATTCCGCTGACCCACGGCACCGGCTGCGGCTACGACATCCAGGGCGAGGGCGCCGACATCCTCAAGCGCACGCTGTGGGGCTACGCCGCCAACCCGAACATGGGCGGCGTGATCATGGTGGGCCTCGGCTGCGAGGGCCTGCAGATCGACCGCTGGAAGCGCGCCTACGGCATCGAGGAGAGCGAGACCTTCCGCAGCTTCACCATCCAGGACACCGGCGGCACGCGCCGCACCATCGAGGCCGGCGTCGCGGCGCTCCGCGAGATGCTACCGGCCGTCGCGAAGGCCAAGCGCGAGACCGTGCCGGCCTCCGAGCTGATGCTGGCGCTGCAATGCGGCGGGTCGGACGGCTATTCGGGCATCACCGCCAACCCGGCGCTCGGCGCGGCGGTCGACCGGCTGGTCTCCGAGGGCGGCACCGCGATCCTCTCCGAGACGCCGGAGATCTACGGCGCCGAGCACCTGCTGACGGCGCGCGCCGCGACGCCGGAGATCGGCCACAAGCTCGTCGAGATGATCCATTGGTGGGAGGCCTACACCGCCCGCAACGGCGGCGAAATGAACAACAACCCCTCCCCCGGCAACAAGGCCGGCGGTCTGACCACCATCCTGGAGAAGTCCCTCGGCGCCACCGCCAAGGGCGGCTCGACCACGCTCACCGGCGTCTACCGCTACGCCGAGCCGGTGACGGCCAAGGGCTTCGTCTACATGGACACGCCCGGCTTCGATCCGGTGGCGGCGACCGGACAGGTCGCGGGCGGGGCCAACGTGCTCTGCTTCACCACCGGCCGCGGCTCGGCCTACGGTTGCAAGCCGACCCCGTCGATCAAGCTCGCCACCAACAGCGAGATGTACCGGCGGATGCAGGACGACATGGACATCGATTGCGGCGACGTGCTCGACGGTGTCTCGATCGACGAGAAGGGCCGCCAGATCTTCGAGACGATCCTGCGCGTGGCCTCGGGCGAGCGCACCAAGTCGGAAGGGTTCGGCTACGGGGATGCCGAGTTCGTGCCCTGGCAGATCGGCGCGGTGATGTAG
- a CDS encoding DUF2155 domain-containing protein, whose amino-acid sequence MSRMTARRAAGAFLLLGGALLGTSAPAWADKIRNPTAVFSGLDKITGRIVSFEVAVDETVQFGALQLTPRVCYTRPPTESAKTTAFLEVDEVTLENKYRRIFTGWMFASSPGLHAIEHPIYDVWLVDCKGGTDIVAEPKEQEDAPVAAAKPEGRKRREQARGEEAPRSRQVNRQGQVDVEPLRGTPVQPRQSPSRRFFPTNDTPPPGADPMNPNPR is encoded by the coding sequence TTGAGCCGCATGACCGCACGCCGCGCCGCGGGCGCCTTCCTGCTCCTCGGCGGTGCCCTCCTGGGCACGAGCGCGCCGGCTTGGGCCGACAAGATCCGCAACCCGACCGCGGTGTTTTCCGGCCTCGACAAGATCACCGGCCGCATCGTCTCCTTCGAGGTGGCGGTGGACGAGACGGTGCAGTTCGGCGCGCTCCAGCTCACCCCGCGGGTCTGCTACACGCGGCCCCCGACCGAGAGCGCCAAGACGACGGCCTTCCTGGAGGTCGACGAGGTCACCCTCGAGAACAAGTACCGCCGGATCTTCACCGGCTGGATGTTCGCCTCGAGCCCGGGCCTGCACGCGATCGAGCATCCGATCTACGACGTGTGGCTGGTCGACTGCAAAGGCGGCACCGACATCGTGGCCGAGCCGAAGGAGCAGGAGGATGCGCCGGTGGCCGCCGCGAAGCCGGAGGGCCGCAAGCGCCGCGAGCAGGCCCGCGGCGAGGAGGCGCCCCGTTCGCGCCAGGTGAACCGCCAGGGCCAGGTCGATGTCGAGCCGTTGCGCGGCACGCCGGTCCAGCCGCGCCAGTCGCCGTCGCGTCGCTTCTTCCCGACCAACGACACCCCGCCGCCCGGCGCCGACCCGATGAACCCGAACCCGCGCTGA
- a CDS encoding NADH:ubiquinone oxidoreductase subunit NDUFA12: MALKDTLLRIFTWWSGSTVSLEFYTKRRGSFVGEDEFGNRYYRAQGPLIDASVGSERRWVIYNGYADASKVPPGWRGWLCHATDVPPSEESYVPREWQKPHEENLTGTVAAYRPRGSQLSYGQRPAATGDYVPWVPGE; this comes from the coding sequence ATGGCGCTGAAAGACACCCTGCTTCGGATCTTCACCTGGTGGAGCGGCTCGACCGTCAGCCTGGAATTCTACACCAAGCGCCGCGGCAGCTTCGTGGGCGAGGACGAGTTCGGCAACCGCTACTACCGGGCGCAAGGCCCGCTGATCGACGCCTCGGTCGGCTCGGAGCGGCGCTGGGTGATCTATAACGGCTACGCCGACGCCTCGAAGGTGCCGCCCGGCTGGCGCGGCTGGCTCTGCCACGCCACCGACGTGCCGCCCTCCGAGGAATCTTACGTCCCGCGCGAGTGGCAGAAGCCGCACGAGGAGAACCTCACCGGGACGGTGGCGGCCTACCGGCCGCGGGGCTCGCAGCTCTCCTACGGCCAGCGGCCGGCGGCGACCGGCGACTACGTGCCGTGGGTGCCGGGCGAGTAA
- a CDS encoding MFS transporter, whose protein sequence is MTPDVSSGSDLTRRQWKMTLLASLGGGLEYYDFIVYGIFAKDIAAAFFPASDPVAALSLSLAVFAVGYLARPLGGLVLSHFGDRYGRKTVFVVTVFTMSACTLGMGLVPPYASWGVWATLLLVTLRFVQGLCIGGELPGAITFVVETASRRPGLACGIVFCLVNGGVLLAALVNLALQSWLPAAAMAEYGWRIAFLFGGIVGLVSFVLRRSLEETPEFLRLQHRAARRPIGEVLRDHRRAVLLGIGVVALTAGFNGILFAHMPAYLIQVLKYPPREVALAMNVALFAMSASLLFASFFADRVPPRRLMQASGLIVLIGVIPAYQVLARGGANLFVVLPLLTMAVAGANGSFAFLLAGLFPTRVRFSGVALSLNIGFTLLSGLGPLVANALIGATGWAAAPGLIIAASALIGLVVASRLSDRPATLAEAVPAA, encoded by the coding sequence ATGACACCTGACGTGAGCAGCGGGAGCGATCTCACCCGCCGCCAATGGAAGATGACGCTGCTCGCGAGCCTCGGCGGCGGGCTCGAATACTACGACTTCATCGTCTACGGGATTTTTGCGAAGGACATCGCCGCCGCGTTCTTCCCGGCGAGCGATCCCGTCGCGGCCCTGAGCCTGTCGCTGGCGGTGTTCGCGGTCGGCTACCTCGCCCGGCCGCTCGGCGGCCTGGTGCTGAGCCATTTCGGCGACCGCTACGGCCGCAAGACCGTGTTCGTGGTCACCGTCTTCACCATGTCGGCCTGCACGCTCGGCATGGGCCTCGTTCCTCCTTACGCCTCCTGGGGCGTCTGGGCGACCTTGCTCCTCGTGACGTTGCGCTTCGTGCAGGGGCTGTGCATCGGCGGCGAGCTCCCCGGCGCCATCACCTTCGTGGTCGAGACCGCCTCGCGCCGCCCCGGCCTCGCCTGCGGCATCGTCTTCTGCCTCGTGAACGGCGGCGTGCTGCTCGCCGCCCTCGTCAACCTCGCCCTGCAATCCTGGCTGCCGGCGGCCGCCATGGCCGAGTACGGCTGGCGCATCGCCTTCCTGTTCGGCGGCATCGTCGGGCTCGTCAGCTTCGTGCTGCGGCGCTCGCTGGAAGAGACGCCCGAGTTCCTGCGCCTTCAGCACCGCGCCGCCCGCCGGCCGATCGGCGAGGTGCTGCGCGATCATCGCCGGGCGGTGCTCCTCGGCATCGGCGTGGTGGCGCTGACGGCCGGCTTCAACGGCATCCTGTTCGCCCACATGCCGGCCTACCTGATCCAGGTGCTGAAGTATCCGCCGCGCGAGGTGGCGCTGGCGATGAACGTCGCGCTCTTCGCCATGTCGGCTTCGCTGCTCTTCGCCTCGTTCTTCGCCGACCGGGTGCCGCCGCGCCGCCTGATGCAGGCCTCAGGCCTGATCGTCCTGATCGGGGTGATCCCGGCCTACCAGGTGCTGGCGCGGGGCGGGGCGAACCTGTTCGTGGTGCTGCCGCTCCTCACCATGGCGGTGGCCGGGGCCAATGGCAGCTTCGCCTTCCTGCTCGCCGGGCTCTTCCCGACCCGGGTGCGGTTCAGCGGCGTCGCGCTCTCGCTCAATATCGGCTTCACCCTGCTCAGCGGCCTCGGGCCGCTCGTCGCCAACGCGCTCATCGGCGCCACGGGCTGGGCGGCGGCGCCGGGCCTCATCATCGCGGCCTCGGCGCTGATCGGGCTCGTGGTCGCGAGCCGGCTCTCCGACCGGCCTGCGACGCTCGCCGAGGCGGTGCCGGCCGCCTGA